The Candidatus Zixiibacteriota bacterium genomic sequence CCCGGATTTATAAAATTAAAAAAAAAAAGATAAAAATTAATCGGGCATTTGCTTAAAAAATTCTCACATTCTTTTTTTGACAAAAATCGCGGTTGTTTTGAATTTATGACTTTAAGTAAAGAAACACCATCGCATGGATTAGTTGAGCATAGGTTTTGTTTAATTCCTAAATTAAATACTGATTTTAGAGTTTTAATCTCATAATTGAGAGTCACAGCTTTTGCTTTAGTACAATTATTAGGGATTTTTATAGGGAAATCATCTGGAAGCTTAAGGGTCCTCGGATCAACATTTAACCTAAATTTCTTATATTTTTCAAACATGTCGAGATCAAGTTGTGAAATCTTGGATATCTCCGGGTAATTCAATGCAAGAAACAATTGAAAGTTTTTGATTACGTTATGATATCTCATAGTAGATGTTGGCCGATGATTAGTATTTGAGTAATCTAAATACAATTCAAACAAGTCTATAATCTCTCCATCAGCAATATTGAATTTAAACTTATTCTTGGCAATTTGTACTTCGGTATCTTTCAGTACTAATTCAGCAAGCTTTTTCGATGGTCCTACTTTTTTTCTAATTCTCTTGCCATTAGAGCGGATATCAATGTAATAATTTTTTCCTCTTTTATAAATCGATCCCAATTTAATCTCCTTACTCTATAGACACTCAATGGTCACAGGTATGTTTTATCTAAATATAATATTTTTGTAATCTGTTGCCAATCAATAATTTAATGTATATAAAATAAATAATAGCGGCGCAGGGATTTGAACCCCGGACACGAGGATTATGATTCCTCTGCTCTAACCAACTGAGCTACGCCGCCATTAAAAGACTAATTTATTTAGAACATTAATATTGTCAAGAACTTATTTGTATATCGACAGTTAATTTGCTGTAAATATGTCTTTATTGCTTATTCCACTAAAACTACTACCATCACCAAAAAATAATCATATATTGCCTATACTATGAACAATGATTGTTTGAAAGGCTTAAATCCCGCCCAACGAGAAGCAGTAAGCCATATTGAGGGACCTCTCTTGGCATTAGCAGGCGCTGGTTCGGGTAAAACAAGAGTAATTACTCACCGCATCGCCCATTTAATTGCTAACCGTATAGTGCGAGCCGATCAGATACTTGGAGTAACTTTTACCAATAAAGCCGCCGGAGAAATGAAGGAAAGAGTAATCAATCTTCTGGGACCTGCCGGTAGATTTGTCTGGCTTTCAACTTTTCACTCATTTTGTGCCCGCCAACTGAGAACTCATGCCGATAAGCTCGGCTTCAAACGCGATTTCACAATTTACGACACTGCTGATAGCAAAGCTCTTATCAAACGTATAATAAAAAACTTGGGTATCCCGGAAAACCAGCCGTCTCCGGCTTCTGCCCTGAATGCCATCTCGCGAGCAAAGGATAAGCTCATATCAGTTAGCGTATTTCAAGAATCGGCCAGCGATTTTATCATCCAAAATACTGCTCGAATATATGATGATTATCAAAAGCAGCTAAAAAAGAATAGCGCCATGGATTTCAATGACCTATTGATGCTTACTGTAAATCTTTTCGATAAATTTCCCGATATTCGGGCATTCTATC encodes the following:
- a CDS encoding phage integrase SAM-like domain-containing protein; this translates as MGSIYKRGKNYYIDIRSNGKRIRKKVGPSKKLAELVLKDTEVQIAKNKFKFNIADGEIIDLFELYLDYSNTNHRPTSTMRYHNVIKNFQLFLALNYPEISKISQLDLDMFEKYKKFRLNVDPRTLKLPDDFPIKIPNNCTKAKAVTLNYEIKTLKSVFNLGIKQNLCSTNPCDGVSLLKVINSKQPRFLSKKECENFLSKCPINFYLFFFNFINPG